From a region of the uncultured Desulfatiglans sp. genome:
- a CDS encoding AMP-dependent synthetase and ligase: MRGINLATYLEQTTTAHPDKIGLIFDDRKWTFQQINENASRIASGLVELGIKKGERVTLFLPNVPEFFFWFFGVVKAGAVVNPLNVMLKQRELDYIVDDCTPRLIVTTADLVSEPLKIIEKAGDKAPKMIVIGGGQEEKAISYEKWIEGAKPDFDAVPVEKEDLAAILYTSGTTGKPKGVMLTHNNLWTNGRHCADWAETTCKDTTVCALPLFHSYALTHVMAELWFVGGTLVWLGRFDPEACLQALAKYEATAFHGVATMYYAIISHPKVDEYAAKIHLRYCVTGAAVTPEPILMAWNQKFTPLSEGYGTTEAAPVVLMNPLSGKGVQKANSCGVPIVPEIEIAIVDENSKRVGPHEVGELAIRGPNIMKGYWNKPEATAAVIKNGWFHSGDMGYLDEDGYCYIKDRKNDMIITGGFNIYPKEIEDLLYTHPAIAEVQVVGIPDLAKGEIAVACIALKAGESATEEEIIQFCRNNIANYKVPKRVHFMKELPKTVTGKLEKVSLRALLKDNA, from the coding sequence ATGAGAGGAATCAACCTGGCAACCTATCTTGAACAAACTACCACTGCTCACCCCGACAAAATCGGTTTAATATTCGACGACCGCAAATGGACTTTCCAGCAAATCAATGAAAATGCAAGCCGTATCGCCTCAGGTCTTGTCGAACTCGGCATAAAAAAAGGTGAACGTGTCACGCTGTTTCTACCCAATGTGCCTGAATTCTTTTTCTGGTTTTTCGGCGTGGTAAAAGCCGGGGCGGTAGTCAATCCTTTGAATGTCATGTTGAAACAGAGGGAGTTGGACTACATTGTCGACGACTGCACACCTCGATTGATCGTAACGACCGCGGACCTTGTTTCAGAGCCCTTGAAGATCATCGAGAAGGCCGGCGACAAGGCTCCGAAGATGATTGTCATTGGTGGAGGGCAGGAAGAAAAAGCGATCAGTTATGAAAAGTGGATCGAGGGCGCGAAACCTGATTTCGATGCCGTCCCTGTGGAGAAGGAGGATCTGGCAGCAATCCTGTACACCTCGGGTACGACGGGCAAGCCAAAAGGCGTGATGTTGACCCACAACAATCTTTGGACCAATGGCCGGCATTGCGCCGACTGGGCCGAAACCACCTGCAAAGATACGACCGTTTGCGCATTGCCTCTCTTCCATTCCTACGCCTTGACCCATGTCATGGCGGAACTCTGGTTTGTCGGCGGGACGCTCGTCTGGTTGGGCCGGTTCGATCCGGAGGCTTGCCTGCAGGCGCTCGCCAAATACGAGGCCACGGCGTTTCATGGGGTGGCGACCATGTATTACGCGATCATCAGCCATCCAAAGGTGGACGAGTACGCTGCCAAAATCCATTTGCGCTACTGCGTGACAGGCGCCGCGGTCACCCCGGAGCCCATACTGATGGCCTGGAACCAGAAATTTACCCCGCTGAGTGAAGGATACGGAACCACCGAGGCGGCCCCCGTCGTCCTGATGAACCCGCTCAGTGGGAAGGGGGTCCAGAAGGCAAATTCCTGCGGCGTCCCCATCGTACCGGAGATCGAGATAGCGATCGTAGATGAAAACAGCAAGCGTGTGGGACCTCATGAGGTCGGTGAATTGGCTATCAGGGGGCCCAATATTATGAAGGGGTACTGGAATAAGCCTGAGGCAACTGCCGCTGTGATAAAAAATGGCTGGTTCCACAGCGGTGACATGGGATATCTGGACGAGGATGGGTATTGTTATATCAAAGACCGGAAAAACGATATGATCATTACAGGAGGATTTAACATTTACCCGAAGGAGATTGAGGATCTGCTCTATACCCATCCGGCCATAGCGGAGGTACAGGTCGTCGGGATCCCTGATCTCGCTAAAGGAGAGATTGCTGTTGCATGTATTGCCCTTAAAGCGGGGGAATCTGCTACGGAAGAAGAAATCATTCAGTTCTGTCGCAATAACATTGCTAATTACAAAGTGCCAAAACGAGTGCATTTTATGAAAGAACTTCCCAAGACGGTGACTGGAAAACTTGAAAAGGTAAGCCTAAGAGCATTGCTGAAAGACAATGCTTAA
- a CDS encoding Bacterial extracellular solute-binding protein, family 7 (modular protein), which translates to MKKSFWVVTVIMLALISLIGIQNASAGDKIQMGLYSIAPPFSPINKAMEMMDTFLQEEGKGAIEVQLYPSGQLGAESAGLNKLQIGAVQAGAITGVAISTIEPKANILMMPFVIKNWEDVEKLANSEMMKEIGLSLEKKGLKLMGIGSYGFFNILSVKKPLVKPEDFPGVKIRVFPTPVLVDLYKMLGASPTPIAFPEIYTALQQGVIEATDGTLDSSHASKQYEVAKHLTKTEHIHGWFLYLVNKAWFEGLSADNQKLLQDAFAKYSAVARTESKNYDDKIFKIYEDAGVEIITLEEDQRNALKEIALPIHDKYRSVIGEDFLDRFYKEMNFEK; encoded by the coding sequence ATGAAGAAATCTTTCTGGGTGGTGACTGTTATAATGCTGGCGCTGATTTCCCTTATCGGAATTCAAAATGCCTCTGCCGGCGATAAGATCCAAATGGGACTGTACAGCATTGCTCCTCCGTTCTCTCCGATCAACAAAGCCATGGAGATGATGGATACATTCTTGCAGGAGGAGGGGAAAGGGGCCATCGAAGTCCAATTGTATCCGTCCGGCCAGCTGGGGGCCGAAAGTGCCGGCCTCAACAAACTTCAGATTGGAGCGGTTCAGGCCGGTGCCATTACAGGAGTGGCTATTTCGACTATTGAACCTAAAGCGAATATCTTGATGATGCCTTTTGTAATCAAAAACTGGGAAGACGTAGAAAAGCTTGCAAACAGTGAGATGATGAAAGAAATCGGACTTTCTCTCGAAAAAAAGGGTCTGAAGTTGATGGGAATCGGAAGCTATGGATTTTTCAATATTTTGTCTGTTAAGAAACCCCTTGTGAAACCGGAAGATTTTCCTGGTGTGAAGATCCGCGTGTTCCCTACACCGGTTTTGGTTGACCTGTATAAGATGCTGGGAGCATCGCCCACGCCGATAGCCTTCCCTGAAATATACACTGCATTACAGCAGGGAGTTATCGAGGCAACTGACGGAACACTGGACAGTTCTCATGCCTCCAAACAGTATGAGGTGGCAAAACATCTCACAAAGACGGAGCATATCCACGGTTGGTTCTTGTACCTTGTAAATAAAGCATGGTTTGAAGGTCTGTCAGCGGACAATCAAAAATTGCTTCAGGATGCGTTTGCGAAATATTCCGCTGTAGCCAGAACCGAAAGCAAAAATTATGACGATAAAATTTTTAAAATTTACGAGGATGCCGGAGTTGAAATTATAACCTTGGAAGAAGATCAAAGAAACGCTCTAAAAGAAATTGCGCTACCTATTCATGATAAGTATCGCAGTGTTATCGGAGAGGATTTTTTGGATCGCTTCTATAAGGAAATGAATTTCGAAAAATAG
- a CDS encoding TRAP transporter, DctQ-like membrane protein: protein MEHGESPCSIGRGGFMLSALMKWISRLEVSAIVLLFAFNLIILFVTVVYRYALNNSPTWPEEASRYVMIWIIYIGVSQSIEKNTEIRIDALQRFVNKKWFILFTEIFAVLVCLLISAILCFYAYSFTKILYQSSSIAASFPMPMYIIYAIIPVTTALMFVKYLSRLVSVFKN from the coding sequence ATGGAACATGGGGAATCCCCATGTTCCATTGGAAGGGGAGGGTTTATGCTTTCTGCGTTGATGAAATGGATATCCAGGTTAGAAGTATCTGCGATTGTTCTGCTGTTCGCATTTAATTTGATCATTTTATTTGTGACAGTAGTTTATAGGTATGCTTTAAATAACTCTCCAACCTGGCCGGAAGAAGCGAGCAGATATGTGATGATTTGGATCATTTATATCGGTGTTTCGCAATCAATAGAAAAAAACACTGAAATTCGTATTGATGCGCTGCAACGCTTTGTCAACAAAAAATGGTTTATTCTTTTTACAGAGATTTTTGCTGTTTTAGTATGCTTGCTAATTTCTGCTATACTTTGTTTTTATGCATATAGTTTTACTAAGATTTTATATCAAAGCAGCTCTATTGCGGCTTCATTTCCAATGCCAATGTATATCATCTATGCTATCATTCCTGTAACGACAGCGCTCATGTTTGTAAAATATTTATCTCGATTAGTGTCTGTTTTTAAAAATTAG
- a CDS encoding putative Sialic acid TRAP transporter permease protein SiaT (Evidence 3 : Putative function from multiple computational evidences), producing the protein MDIIALVVVLLGSFLLTVPIGFAFIATTILLMLLFTNLPYLMVAEGLFSKLDSFPLEAVLFFILLGNIMKEGKSSRYLIDFTKALMYRVPGGLGIAGVMACAIFGAISGSATATVVAIGAIMVPAMAMARYEKAFAVGLLTTASILGVIIPPSILMILYSVVANVSMAKLFLGGFIPGLILAGGLSIYTAIVCKKHGYGVLPGANDALFGPDGLIRPFKKAFWALILPFLILGGIYGGIFTPTEAAVVGCVYAIIIELFIYRTLHLKSIIGVLKTSGITTGALLITLAGACIFTDYLTLKQIPQDLSAFVVENISSQYVFLLFVNVFFLFLGTFIDPLSAIIVVTPLLMPTVTALNIDPIFLGVILTINLGIGYCTPPLGANIFVAALVMDEAFSRIAVAVIPAILICLLVLAILNVFPAVVMFLPNLLM; encoded by the coding sequence ATGGATATAATAGCTTTAGTTGTTGTCCTCTTGGGCAGTTTTCTGTTGACTGTTCCGATAGGGTTTGCATTCATTGCAACAACTATTCTTTTAATGTTGTTGTTTACAAACTTACCATATCTTATGGTCGCTGAGGGATTGTTTTCCAAGCTGGATTCTTTCCCGCTAGAAGCCGTGCTGTTTTTTATCCTTTTGGGTAACATCATGAAAGAGGGAAAATCCTCCCGCTATCTGATTGATTTTACCAAGGCGCTCATGTACAGGGTCCCTGGAGGACTGGGCATCGCAGGTGTTATGGCGTGCGCGATTTTCGGTGCGATTTCCGGTTCTGCTACGGCAACGGTTGTAGCGATCGGGGCGATCATGGTTCCTGCAATGGCCATGGCCAGATATGAAAAGGCCTTTGCCGTAGGATTGCTGACGACAGCCAGCATTCTGGGTGTTATTATTCCCCCGAGCATTTTGATGATCCTCTATTCGGTGGTGGCGAATGTGTCCATGGCCAAGCTCTTTTTGGGGGGGTTCATCCCTGGGCTGATCTTGGCAGGAGGGCTTTCCATTTATACGGCGATTGTCTGCAAAAAACACGGATACGGGGTGCTGCCCGGGGCGAATGATGCCCTTTTCGGGCCGGATGGTCTCATTAGGCCTTTCAAGAAGGCTTTTTGGGCCTTGATCCTTCCGTTCTTGATTTTAGGCGGGATTTACGGTGGGATTTTTACTCCCACGGAAGCGGCTGTGGTGGGATGTGTTTATGCTATTATCATTGAACTTTTTATTTATCGGACATTGCATCTCAAGTCGATTATCGGAGTGCTGAAGACATCCGGTATTACCACCGGCGCTTTGTTGATCACACTTGCTGGAGCATGTATTTTTACGGATTATCTGACCCTGAAACAAATTCCTCAGGACCTGTCTGCATTTGTTGTGGAAAATATTAGTTCTCAATATGTTTTCTTGTTGTTTGTCAACGTGTTTTTTCTTTTTCTTGGTACGTTCATTGATCCGCTTTCCGCGATTATTGTTGTTACACCTCTGCTCATGCCGACTGTAACTGCATTGAATATCGATCCTATATTTTTAGGTGTCATTCTGACGATCAACTTGGGGATAGGCTATTGCACTCCGCCATTAGGGGCCAACATTTTCGTCGCTGCTCTTGTAATGGATGAAGCCTTTTCCAGAATAGCAGTGGCTGTGATTCCAGCCATCCTAATATGCCTACTGGTGCTAGCTATATTGAATGTATTCCCGGCAGTTGTGATGTTTTTGCCTAATCTCTTAATGTAA
- a CDS encoding Response regulator receiver domain protein: MEHKSLLKGKKVLLVDDEVDILETLLDILTMCEVKTASDFETAKALLENEHFDIAVLDIMGVDGYTLLEIAKNKGIIAIMLTAHALSLENTFQSFERGADLYVPKEELFNIAVFLEDVLEGRSKGRHSWWKWMERFGPFYDKRFGEDWKKKSEKLLERLKYRV, from the coding sequence ATGGAACACAAAAGTTTGTTAAAAGGAAAGAAAGTCCTTCTTGTCGATGATGAAGTCGACATTCTGGAAACGCTGCTTGATATTCTCACTATGTGCGAAGTCAAGACAGCTTCCGATTTTGAGACAGCAAAAGCTCTGCTGGAGAATGAGCATTTCGATATTGCTGTTTTAGATATAATGGGTGTCGATGGATATACATTACTGGAAATTGCAAAAAATAAAGGCATTATCGCAATTATGCTGACTGCTCATGCACTTAGTTTGGAGAATACTTTTCAATCCTTTGAAAGAGGCGCTGATTTATATGTTCCAAAAGAAGAATTGTTCAATATCGCTGTTTTCTTGGAGGACGTGTTAGAAGGTCGTTCCAAAGGCCGCCATTCCTGGTGGAAATGGATGGAGCGTTTCGGACCTTTTTATGATAAACGCTTCGGTGAAGACTGGAAGAAAAAAAGTGAAAAACTGCTTGAACGTTTGAAATATCGAGTTTAA